One genomic region from Erpetoichthys calabaricus chromosome 1 unlocalized genomic scaffold, fErpCal1.3 SUPER_1_unloc_27, whole genome shotgun sequence encodes:
- the LOC127526419 gene encoding zinc finger protein 239-like: protein MKDHCSEECGRELSNRSALQKHTRVHTGEKTYCCNECGKQFSQKGHLQRHTRVHTGEKPYCCNECGKQFSQKCLLQIHTRVHTGEKPYCCNECGKQFSQMSSLQIHTRAHTGEKPYCCNECGKQFSYKGHLQIHMRVHTGEKPYCCNECGKQFSDTGSLHKHSRVHTGEKPYCCNECGKQFSQKGQLQKHTRVHTGEKPYCCNECGKQFSQKGHLQIHTRVHTGEKPYCCNECGKQFSHKGYLQIHTRVHTGEKPYCCNECGKQFSQIICLQRHTRVHNRIKTVAVQKPV, encoded by the coding sequence aTGAAAGATCATTGCAGTGAGGAATGTGGCAGAGAATTGTCTAACAGGAGTGCTCTTCAGaaacacacaagagttcacactggagagaagacatattgctgtaatgaatgtggtaaacagttttcacaaaaaggccATCTACAgagacacacgagagttcacactggagagaagccgtattgctgtaatgaatgtggtaaacagttttcacaaaaatgccttcttcagatacacacaagagttcacactggagaaaagccatattgctgtaatgaatgtggtaaacagttttcacaaatgagcagtcttcagatacacacgagagctcacacaggagagaagccatattgctgtaatgaatgtggcaaacagttttcatataAAGGTCATCTTCAGATACACatgagagttcacaccggagagaagccgtattgctgtaatgaatgtggtaaacagttttcagatacGGGCAGTCTTCACAAACACagtagagttcacactggagagaagccatattgctgtaatgaatgtggtaaacagttttcacaaaaaggccaactacagaaacacacgagagttcacactggagagaagccatactgctgtaatgaatgtggtaaacagttttcacaaaaaggccatcttcagatacacacgagagttcacaccggagagaagccatattgctgtaatgaatgtggtaaacagttttcacataaaggctatcttcagatacacactagagttcacaccggagagaagccatattgctgtaatgaatgtggtaaacagttttcacagataATCTGTCTACAgagacacacgagagttcacaacagaataaaaacagtagCAGTTCAAAAACCAGTCTAG